In Saccharomyces cerevisiae S288C chromosome VIII, complete sequence, a genomic segment contains:
- a CDS encoding uncharacterized protein (hypothetical protein; potential Cdc28p substrate) → MADTPSVAVQAPPGYGKTELFHLPLIALASKGDVEYVSFLFVPYTVLLANCMIRLGRCGCLNVAPVRNFIEEGCDGVTDLYVGIYDDLASTNFTDRIAAWENIVECTFRTNNVKLGYLIVDELHNFETEVYRQSQFGGITNLDFDAFEKAIFLSGTAPEAVADAALQRIGLTGLAKKSMDINELKRSEDLSRGLSSYPTRMFNLIKEKSKVPLGTNATTTASTNVRTSATTTASINVRTSATTTASINVRTSATTTESTNSNTNATTTESTNSSTNATTTASTNSSTNATTTESTNASAKEDANKDGNAEDNRFHPVTDINKEPYKRKGSQMVLLERKKLKAQFPNTSENMNVLQFLGFRSDEIKHLFLYGIDIYFCPEGVFTQYGLCKGCQKMFELCVCWAGQKVSYRRMAWEALAVERMLRNDEEYKEYLEDIEPYHGDPVGYLKFFSVKRREIYSQIQRNYAWYLAITRRRETISVLDSTRGKQGSQVFRMSGRQIKELYYKVWSNLRESKTEVLQYFLNWDEKKCQEEWEAKDDTVFVEALEKVGVFQRLRSMTSAGLQGPQYVKLQFSRHHRQLRSRYELSLGMHLRDQLALGVTPSKVPHWTAFLSMLIGLFYNKTFRQKLEYLLEQISEVWLLPHWLDLANVEVLAADNTRVPLYMLMVAVHKELDSDDVPDGRFDIILLCRDSSREVGE, encoded by the exons ATGGCAGACACACCCTCTGTGGCAGTACAGGCCCCACCGGGCTATGGTAAGACGGAGTTATTTCATCTCCCCTTGATAGCACTGGCGTCTAAGGGCGACGTGGAATATGTGTCGTTTCTGTTTGTACCGTACACAGTGTTGCTTGCTAATTGCATGATCAGGTTGGGCCGATGCGGTTGCTTGAATGTGGCCCCTgtaagaaactttattgaagaaggttgCGATGGCGTTACTGATTTATACGTGGGGATCTACGATGATCTTGCTAGCACTAATTTCACAGACAGGATAGCTGCGTGGGAGAATATTGTTGAGTGCACCTTTAGGACCAACAACGTAAAATTGGGTTACCTCATTGTAGATGAGTTGCACAACTTTGAAACGGAGGTCTACCGGCAGTCGCAATTTGGGGGCATAACTaaccttgattttgacGCTTTTGAGAAAGCAATCTTTTTGAGCGGCACAGCCCCTGAGGCTGTTGCTGATGCTGCGTTGCAGCGTATTGGGCTTACGGGACTGGCCAAGAAGTCGATGGACATCAACGAGCTCAAACGGTCGGAAGATCTCAGCAGAGGTCTATCCAGCTATCCAACACGGATGTTTAATCTAATCAAGGAGAAATCCAAGGTGCCTTTAGG cactaatgctactaccactgccagcaccaacgtcaggactagtgctactactactgccagcatcaacgtcaggactagtgcgactaccactgccagcatcaacgtcaggactagtgcgactaccactgaaagtaccaactccaacactaatgctactaccactgaaagtaccaactccagcactaatgctactaccactgctagcaccaactccagcactaatgctactaccactgaaagtaccaacgCTAGTGCCAAGGAGGACGccaataaagatggcaaTGCTGAGGATAATAGATTCCATCCAGTCACCGACATTAACAAAGAGCCGTATAAGCGGAAAGGGAGTCAAATGGTTTTGCtagagagaaagaaactgaaagcACAATTTCCCAATACTTCCGAGAATATGAATGTCTTACAGTTTCTTGGATTTCGGTCTGACGAAATTAAAcatcttttcctctatGGTATTGACATATACTTCTGCCCAGAGGGCGTATTCACACAATACGGATTATGCAAGGGCTGTCAAAAGATGTTCGAGCTCTGTGTCTGTTGGGCTGGCCAGAAAGTATCGTATCGGAGGATGGCTTGGGAAGCACTAGCTGTGGAGAGAATGCTGCGAAATGACgaggaatacaaagaatacTTGGAAGACATCGAGCCATATCATGGGGACCCTGTAgggtatttgaaattttttagcGTAAAAAGGAGAGAGATCTACTCTCAGATACAGAGAAATTATGCTTGGTACCTGGCCATtactagaagaagagaaacaattagTGTATTGGATTCGACAAGAGGCAAGCAAGGGAGCCAAGTTTTCCGCATGTCTGGAAGGCAGATCAAAGAGTTGTATTATAAAGTATGGAGCAACTTGCGTGAATCGAAGACAGAGGTGCTGCAgtactttttgaactgggACGAGAAAAAGTGCCAGGAAGAATGGGAGGCAAAAGACGATACGGTCTTTGTGGAAGCGCTCGAGAAAGTTGGAGTTTTTCAGCGTTTGCGTTCCATGACGAGCGCTGGACTGCAGGGTCCGCAGTACGTCAAGCTGCAGTTTAGCAGGCATCATCGACAGTTGAGGAGCAGATATGAATTAAGTCTAGGAATGCACTTGCGAGATCAGCTTGCGCTGGGAGTTACCCCATCTAAAGTGCCGCATTGGACGGCATTCCTGTCGATGCTGATAGGGCTGTTCtacaataaaacatttcgGCAGAAActggaatatcttttggaGCAGATTTCGGAGGTGTGGTTGTTACCACATTGGCTTGATTTGGCAAACGTTGAAGTTCTCGCTGCAGATAACACGAGGGTACCGCTGTACATGCTGATGGTAGCGGTTCACAAAGAGCTGGATAGCGATGATGTTCCAGACGGTAGAtttgatataatattactatGTAGAGATTCGAGCAGAGAAGTTGGAGAgtga
- a CDS encoding uncharacterized protein (hypothetical protein), with translation MKVSDRRKFEKANFDEFESALNNKNDLVHCPSITLFESIPTEVRSFYEDEKSGLIKVVKFRTGAMDRKRSFEKIVVSVMVGKNVQKFLTFVEDEPDFQGGPIPSKYLIPKKINLMVYTLFQVHTLKFNRKDYDTLSLFYLNRGYYNELSFRVLERCHEIASARPNDSSTMRTFTDFVSGAPIVRSLQKSTIRKYGYNLAPHMFLLLHVDELSIFSAYQASLPGEKKVDTERLKRDLCPRKPTEIKYFSQICNDMMNKKDRLGDVLHVCCPS, from the coding sequence atgaaagtttccGATAGGcgtaagtttgaaaaagcaaactttGACGAGTTTGAGTCGGCtctaaataacaaaaacgacTTGGTACATTGTCCctcaataactttatttgaatcGATCCCCACGGAAGTGCGGTCATTCTACGAAGACGAAAAGTCTGGCCTAATCAAAGTGGTAAAATTCAGAACTGGTGCAATGGATAGGAAAaggtcttttgaaaaaattgtcgTTTCCGTCATGGTCGGGAAAAATGTACAAAAGTTCCTGACGtttgttgaagacgaaCCAGATTTCCAGGGCGGACCAATCCCTTCAAAGTATCTTAttcccaagaaaatcaacttGATGGTCTACACGTTGTTTCAAGTGcatactttgaaattcaatagaaagGATTACGATaccctttctcttttttacctCAACAGAGGATACTATAATGAGTTGAGTTTCCGTGTCCTGGAACGTTGTCACGAAATAGCGAGTGCCAGGCCGAACGACAGCTCTACGATGCGTACTTTCACTGACTTTGTTTCTGGCGCACCTATTGTAAGGAGTCTTCAGAAAAGCACCATAAGGAAATATGGGTACAATTTGGCACCCCACATGTTTTTGTTACTACACGTAGATGAGCTatcgattttttctgcatACCAAGCAAGTTTACCtggcgaaaagaaagtcgACACAGAGCGGCTGAAGCGTGATCTATGCCCACGTAAACCCACTGAGATAAAGTACTTTTCACAGATATGTAACGAtatgatgaacaaaaaggacCGATTGGGTGATGTTTTGCATGTGTGCTGCCCAAGTTGA